The Rhizobium leguminosarum genome includes a region encoding these proteins:
- a CDS encoding DUF4238 domain-containing protein, with translation MSETRDNHYVPQWYQRRFFEPGKSTLAYLDLTPPRKVLDDGRIITERALFDRYTTGAFYQTDLYSTFFGTSVNDEIERHLFGSVDVRGSKAVKAFAEADPVEWHRHFQTLFEYIDIQKIRTPKGLEWLRTQYPKLTQNQLMLEMQGIRMMHCTIWAEGVREIISAEDADIKFIVSDHPVTIYNHAAPPQSSKCAYPLDPSIALKASQTIFPLSRDFCLILTNLEYAQDPSTSLNLSK, from the coding sequence ATGTCTGAGACTAGAGACAACCACTATGTGCCACAGTGGTACCAAAGAAGGTTCTTCGAGCCCGGCAAGAGCACGCTGGCCTATCTCGATCTAACGCCACCTCGAAAAGTTCTTGACGACGGCCGGATTATTACAGAACGGGCTTTATTCGACAGATATACAACGGGCGCATTTTACCAAACGGACCTATATTCGACGTTCTTCGGAACATCGGTAAACGACGAGATCGAGCGTCACCTATTCGGCAGCGTTGACGTGAGAGGATCGAAAGCTGTTAAGGCCTTTGCCGAAGCCGATCCGGTCGAATGGCATCGGCACTTCCAAACCCTCTTCGAATATATTGATATCCAGAAAATTCGAACGCCCAAAGGTCTGGAATGGCTAAGGACGCAATATCCTAAGCTCACCCAGAATCAGTTGATGCTTGAGATGCAGGGCATTCGTATGATGCATTGCACGATTTGGGCCGAAGGAGTGCGCGAGATCATTTCTGCAGAAGACGCAGACATAAAATTCATCGTCAGCGACCACCCGGTAACGATTTATAATCATGCAGCACCACCTCAATCTTCAAAATGCGCGTATCCGCTCGACCCCTCGATCGCTCTAAAAGCTTCGCAAACGATTTTTCCGCTCTCCCGAGATTTCTGCCTCATCCTCACAAATCTCGAATATGCGCAGGACCCCTCCACTAGCCTGAATCTCTCAAAGTAA
- the mnmA gene encoding tRNA 2-thiouridine(34) synthase MnmA: protein MNTLDFDKQPEETRVVVAMSGGVDSSVVAGLLKQQGYDVLGITLQLYDHGAAVHRAGSCCAGQDIDDARRVCETLGIPHYVLDYEKRFRETVINPFAESYVAGETPIPCVSCNQTVKFADLLATAKELGADALATGHYIRSGRNPSPDNPGRRALFRPADADRDQSYFLFATTQEQIDYLRFPLGGLPKAETRRLAEEMGLVVAKKADSQDICFVPQGKYSDVITKLKPNAALAGEIVHLDGRVLGTHEGILHFTIGQRRGIGIATGEPLYVVFLDARSRRVIVGPKEALETHRVYLRDVNWLGDETLQEAASGKGFACYAKVRSTRAPAPAVLHVKATGTYVDLTVGEAGIAPGQACALYSAPGDNARVFGGGFIERSEREPSAEACLKALLASPVAA, encoded by the coding sequence TTGAACACACTGGATTTTGACAAGCAGCCGGAAGAGACCCGTGTCGTCGTCGCCATGTCGGGCGGCGTCGATTCATCCGTCGTGGCCGGCCTTCTCAAACAGCAGGGTTACGATGTGCTCGGCATTACGCTGCAGCTTTACGATCATGGCGCCGCCGTGCACCGCGCCGGCTCCTGCTGCGCCGGCCAGGATATCGACGATGCGCGCCGTGTCTGCGAAACGCTCGGCATTCCGCATTACGTGCTCGATTACGAAAAGCGTTTTCGCGAGACTGTCATCAATCCCTTCGCCGAAAGCTATGTGGCGGGCGAAACGCCGATCCCTTGTGTTTCCTGTAACCAGACCGTCAAATTCGCCGATCTTTTGGCGACTGCCAAAGAGCTTGGCGCCGATGCGCTGGCGACCGGCCACTATATCCGCTCGGGACGGAATCCTTCGCCGGACAATCCCGGCCGCCGCGCGCTTTTCCGCCCGGCCGATGCCGACCGCGACCAGAGCTATTTCCTCTTTGCCACGACGCAGGAACAAATCGATTATCTCCGCTTTCCGCTGGGCGGCCTGCCGAAGGCCGAGACCCGCAGGCTGGCCGAAGAAATGGGCCTCGTCGTCGCCAAGAAGGCCGACAGCCAGGACATCTGCTTCGTGCCGCAGGGCAAATATTCCGACGTCATCACCAAGCTGAAGCCGAATGCGGCGCTCGCCGGCGAAATCGTCCATCTCGATGGCCGCGTGCTCGGCACCCATGAGGGCATCCTGCACTTCACGATCGGTCAGCGCCGCGGCATAGGCATCGCCACCGGCGAGCCGCTCTATGTTGTCTTTCTCGACGCCCGCTCGCGCCGCGTCATCGTCGGACCGAAGGAGGCGCTGGAGACACACCGCGTCTACCTGCGTGACGTCAACTGGCTGGGCGACGAAACACTTCAGGAAGCCGCCTCCGGCAAGGGCTTTGCCTGTTACGCCAAAGTCCGCTCGACGCGCGCGCCGGCGCCTGCCGTGCTGCATGTCAAAGCAACCGGCACCTATGTCGACCTGACGGTCGGCGAGGCGGGCATCGCGCCCGGCCAAGCCTGCGCGCTTTATTCGGCGCCCGGCGACAACGCCCGCGTCTTCGGTGGCGGTTTCATCGAACGCTCCGAGCGCGAACCTTCGGCGGAAGCCTGCCTGAAGGCCCTTTTGGCCAGCCCCGTCGCCGCCTGA